The Malus sylvestris chromosome 12, drMalSylv7.2, whole genome shotgun sequence genome contains a region encoding:
- the LOC126594398 gene encoding uncharacterized protein At2g29880-like: MCEKERCDPKKIDWSQTMDQFFVELMLDEVRKGNKVGRTFKKKSWITMITCFNEKFGFQHGRAVLKNRYNVFRKHYSSVNIPLDQKGFTWDETQQKVVADDPVWNKYIQAHPSLHMDRNKVMSYYSDLCIMRGNDARFLKKFHQAAIELFTREPLPRKFTEMLRRSQWVEVMSRIFQIKRKGTSCKHTNLTTV; the protein is encoded by the exons ATGTGTGAGAAAGAAAGATGTGATCCTAAAAAAATTGACTGGTCACAGACTATGGACCAATTTTTCGTTGAACTAATGTTAGATGAAGTGCGCAAAGGAAATAAGGTTGGTCGCACTTTCAAGAAAAAATCATGGATTACCATGATCACATGCTTTAATGAGAAATTCGGGTTTCAGCATGGTAGGGCGGTATTGAAAAATCGGTACAATGTGTTCAGGAAACATTACAGTAGCGTTAACATTCCGCTTGATCAAAAGGGTTTTACTTGGGATGAAACACAACAGAAGGTGGTGGCTGATGATCCGGTCTGGAACAAGTATATCCAG GCACATCCCAGTTTGCACATGGACAGAAATAAAGTTATGTCATATTATTCCGATTTGTGTATCATGCGTGGAAATGACGCTAGATTTTTGAAAAAGTTCCATCAAGCTGCAATCGAGCTCTTTACAAGGGAACCATTGCCAAGAAAATTTACGGAGATGCTCAGAAGAAGTCAATGGGTTGAAGTGATGTCAAGAATTTTTCAGATCAAAAGGAAAGGCACGTCCTGTAAGCACACAAACCTTACAACAGTCTAA